One window from the genome of Spirosoma rhododendri encodes:
- a CDS encoding ATP-binding protein: MEEVLHIITNASLIQQELEWLEAVISTRMSLYFQTECDYESVEDIPMPDVSDDPSPYGRLLISNGLNAVERLVLILTLTPHIRPQLLDYFFVRNTAYDRGFTEFGGIKGKNHSGFLPTGETALFLLAGDDIQRRIRLQTMLLHESVLLRKNIIRLSVADPEEPALSAPLLLTPDYVAYLTTGEFSKPNFSPDFPASLVLTNMDWSDLVIESHVMAEVMEIKSWIDQADELMKDAHLKKYLKPGYRALFYGPPGTGKTLTASLLGRSTGLDVYKIDLSMVVSKYIGETEKNLGRVFDVAQSRKWILFFDEADALFGKRSETNSSNDRHANQEVAYLLQRIEDFPGVVILATNLKDNIDEAFARRFQSIIHFPPPTPASARSSGNRPSTAPMNWLKM, from the coding sequence TTGGAAGAAGTACTTCATATCATTACCAATGCATCGCTGATCCAGCAGGAACTTGAGTGGCTGGAAGCGGTGATCAGTACACGTATGAGTCTGTATTTTCAGACCGAGTGCGACTACGAATCCGTCGAAGATATTCCTATGCCCGATGTTAGCGACGATCCGTCTCCTTACGGTCGTCTGCTTATCAGCAACGGATTGAACGCCGTCGAACGCCTGGTTCTCATTCTGACGTTGACCCCGCACATCCGCCCGCAACTGCTCGATTATTTTTTTGTTCGGAATACCGCTTACGACCGGGGCTTTACCGAATTCGGCGGTATTAAAGGCAAAAATCACAGTGGCTTTCTCCCCACGGGCGAAACGGCGCTATTCCTGCTGGCAGGCGACGATATCCAACGGCGCATCCGGTTACAAACGATGCTGCTGCATGAGTCGGTCCTCCTGCGAAAGAACATAATCCGGCTGAGCGTAGCCGATCCTGAAGAACCGGCCTTGAGCGCCCCCCTACTGCTGACACCCGATTATGTCGCTTACTTGACCACCGGCGAATTCAGCAAGCCCAACTTCAGCCCCGACTTCCCCGCCAGTCTCGTTTTAACCAACATGGACTGGTCCGATCTGGTCATCGAGTCGCACGTGATGGCCGAAGTGATGGAAATCAAATCGTGGATCGATCAGGCGGATGAATTGATGAAAGACGCGCACCTGAAGAAGTACCTTAAACCGGGATACCGGGCGCTGTTTTATGGCCCTCCCGGCACGGGGAAGACCTTAACCGCCAGTCTGCTCGGCCGCTCGACCGGGCTGGACGTGTACAAAATCGACCTATCTATGGTCGTGTCGAAGTACATTGGCGAAACTGAGAAAAACTTAGGGAGAGTTTTCGACGTAGCCCAGAGTCGCAAATGGATTCTTTTCTTTGATGAAGCAGACGCCCTGTTCGGAAAGCGCTCCGAGACCAACTCGTCCAACGACCGTCATGCCAATCAGGAAGTCGCTTACCTGCTACAGCGCATAGAAGATTTCCCCGGCGTGGTGATTCTGGCCACCAACCTCAAAGACAACATCGACGAGGCCTTCGCGCGTCGCTTTCAGTCGATTATTCACTTCCCCCCCCCAACACCAGCAAGCGCACGCAGCTCTGGAAACAGGCCTTCAACGGCCCCTATGAATTGGCTAAAGATGTAG